One genomic region from Ornithinicoccus hortensis encodes:
- a CDS encoding glycerophosphodiester phosphodiesterase family protein, giving the protein MRRATTYIRTKVVRGAVIGSATALVAVAAPLGATANATADPTDCAAPEIVAHRGSGGTSPENTVASFRDARTSRATVVETDVQLSADGVPFLFHDGTGSRTTDVAEVFPERAGDPITSFTWAELRQLDAGSYFSPRYEGERIPHLNEAARPFAGSDVTVNIELKSPENSPGVEAVLAQELATNRTWQRLIAQDQVVVSSFDEASLTTFHELAPDIPVLQVGTIPEDEETLERWAGFADGVVTNYRTLDPADIERVRAHGLSFSVYTLNSPEAVQAAADLCVDQVISDFPTQMTRLLRGHDPLPMANGIEVLDVVADVPGDDLQPETGEHVVLTNTSGRAIDVGGYLLQDAVVNRLTVGEGYVIPPGGELRVYTGPGTNTADRYYNDLGRNVLNNDGDSVAVLTPQLRLLDLYAY; this is encoded by the coding sequence ATGAGGCGCGCAACGACATACATCCGCACGAAGGTCGTCCGGGGGGCGGTGATCGGCAGCGCCACCGCGCTGGTGGCGGTGGCCGCGCCGCTGGGCGCGACGGCCAACGCGACGGCCGACCCGACCGACTGCGCGGCGCCGGAGATCGTGGCGCACCGCGGGTCCGGCGGCACCAGCCCGGAGAACACCGTGGCCAGCTTCCGGGACGCGCGGACCAGCCGGGCGACCGTCGTGGAGACCGACGTGCAGCTCAGCGCCGACGGGGTGCCGTTCCTGTTCCACGACGGGACCGGGAGCCGGACGACCGACGTGGCGGAGGTGTTCCCGGAGCGGGCGGGCGACCCGATCACCAGCTTCACCTGGGCCGAGCTGCGCCAGCTCGACGCCGGCAGCTACTTCTCCCCCCGCTATGAGGGCGAGCGCATTCCGCACCTGAACGAGGCGGCCCGTCCCTTCGCCGGGTCGGACGTCACCGTCAACATCGAGCTGAAGAGCCCCGAGAACTCCCCCGGCGTCGAGGCGGTGCTGGCCCAGGAGCTCGCGACCAACCGCACCTGGCAACGGCTCATCGCGCAGGACCAGGTGGTGGTGAGTTCCTTCGACGAGGCCTCGCTGACCACCTTCCACGAGCTCGCGCCCGACATCCCGGTGCTGCAGGTCGGCACCATCCCGGAGGACGAGGAGACCCTGGAGCGGTGGGCCGGGTTCGCCGACGGTGTGGTCACCAACTACCGCACGCTCGACCCGGCCGACATCGAACGGGTCCGGGCGCACGGTCTGAGCTTCAGCGTCTACACGCTCAACTCCCCGGAGGCCGTGCAGGCCGCCGCGGACCTGTGCGTGGACCAGGTGATCAGCGACTTCCCCACCCAGATGACCCGTCTGCTGCGCGGGCACGACCCGCTCCCGATGGCCAACGGCATCGAGGTGCTGGACGTGGTCGCCGACGTCCCCGGCGACGACCTGCAGCCGGAGACCGGCGAGCACGTCGTGCTCACCAACACCTCGGGGCGGGCCATCGACGTCGGCGGCTACCTGCTGCAGGACGCCGTGGTCAACCGGCTGACCGTGGGCGAGGGCTACGTCATCCCGCCCGGTGGCGAGCTGCGCGTCTACACCGGGCCCGGCACCAACACCGCCGACCGCTACTACAACGACCTCGGCCGCAACGTGCTCAACAACGACGGGGACTCGGTGGCGGTGCTCACGCCGCAGCTCCGGTTGCTGGACCTCTATGCCTACTGA
- a CDS encoding NlpC/P60 family protein: MATYSIEQIYQVALEAGFSPSQATTWTAIALAESGGNLSAVNDQGEDSRGLWQVNIDPAVRTNQWGDLSDPRVNARAAFDISRGGIDMRPWTTTHDFNKGTAHDYRTYLDDVEAVVGVPGDWSGVSGYNAPAPTGPAPEPPVPPVQQAPSQQVQQAQQQTVTAAVTAGMQTDTDGDGLTDALEQAAASDPTVADTDGDGLSDAIEVGVLRSDPTKIDTDGDGLSDAREYLLGTDPTLRDTDADGLTDAAEVSFGTDPLVQDAGDGVPLPDPPPPEAPLTEPPLNVQPPAAPADGIPPPSTMAPTVTSVSYHPADGAGATADAAPTWGSATSAADGFVDAALAQFGDEYVFGATAVGPDPTAFDCSELAQWAAEQVGVDIPRSSQEQYLSLKSQGSLISVEDALHTKGALLFYFPYEPTGGSRPPGAHVAISLGDGRTVEANPGTGVTVLEAGDRFRYAGVIPGMTEDPVPVPTTPVVAPPPAPQPEAPVGTGYDLIDAGLPPDQSVDTDGDGLTDAFEALAGTDPTVADTDGDGLSDGYEAIASRTDPLSADTDGDGIGDAQEVAEGTDAGSLPGIAGVVGRGEFAENIRNGFVDTDGDGLSDTYEIRTGLDPTSADTDGDGLSDAWEVARGSNPLLVDSDGDGLTDGFEQAAAAGDPDWSS, from the coding sequence ATGGCGACGTATTCGATCGAACAGATCTACCAGGTTGCGCTGGAGGCCGGCTTCAGTCCGAGCCAGGCGACCACCTGGACCGCCATCGCCCTTGCCGAGTCGGGGGGAAACCTCAGCGCGGTCAACGACCAGGGCGAGGACTCCCGGGGCCTGTGGCAGGTCAACATCGACCCCGCGGTGCGGACCAACCAGTGGGGCGACCTCTCCGATCCGCGGGTCAACGCCCGCGCCGCCTTCGACATCTCCCGGGGCGGGATCGACATGCGGCCGTGGACGACCACGCACGACTTCAACAAGGGGACGGCCCACGACTACCGGACCTACCTGGACGACGTCGAGGCCGTGGTCGGCGTGCCGGGCGACTGGTCGGGGGTGTCCGGCTACAACGCCCCCGCACCGACCGGCCCGGCGCCGGAGCCGCCCGTCCCACCGGTCCAGCAGGCGCCGTCCCAGCAGGTGCAGCAGGCGCAGCAGCAGACGGTGACGGCGGCCGTGACGGCCGGTATGCAGACCGATACCGACGGCGACGGCCTCACCGACGCGTTGGAGCAGGCGGCCGCGTCGGACCCGACGGTCGCGGACACCGACGGTGACGGGCTGTCGGACGCGATCGAGGTCGGTGTGCTGCGCAGCGACCCGACGAAGATCGACACCGACGGCGACGGCCTGTCCGATGCCCGGGAGTACCTGTTGGGCACCGACCCCACGCTGCGGGACACCGACGCGGACGGGCTCACCGACGCGGCGGAGGTGAGTTTCGGCACCGACCCGCTCGTCCAGGACGCCGGGGACGGGGTGCCGCTGCCCGACCCGCCGCCGCCCGAGGCGCCACTCACCGAGCCACCGCTCAACGTCCAGCCACCCGCCGCCCCGGCTGACGGCATACCCCCTCCGTCCACGATGGCGCCGACGGTGACGAGCGTGTCGTACCACCCCGCCGACGGTGCAGGCGCCACGGCGGACGCGGCCCCGACCTGGGGCTCCGCGACGAGCGCGGCCGACGGATTCGTCGACGCGGCCCTGGCCCAGTTCGGCGACGAGTACGTCTTCGGGGCCACCGCGGTGGGGCCGGACCCGACCGCCTTCGACTGCTCCGAGCTGGCCCAGTGGGCGGCCGAGCAGGTGGGCGTGGACATCCCGCGCTCCTCGCAGGAGCAGTACCTCTCGCTGAAGTCGCAGGGCTCGCTGATCTCGGTCGAGGACGCCCTGCACACCAAGGGCGCCCTGCTGTTCTACTTCCCCTACGAACCGACCGGGGGGTCGCGGCCCCCGGGGGCGCACGTCGCGATCAGCCTCGGGGACGGCCGCACCGTCGAGGCGAACCCCGGCACCGGGGTGACCGTGCTGGAGGCCGGCGACCGGTTCCGGTATGCCGGCGTCATCCCGGGGATGACCGAGGACCCCGTCCCGGTGCCCACCACCCCGGTGGTGGCCCCGCCGCCGGCGCCGCAGCCGGAGGCGCCGGTCGGCACCGGCTACGACCTCATCGACGCCGGGTTGCCGCCGGACCAGTCGGTCGACACCGACGGCGACGGTCTCACCGATGCCTTCGAGGCGCTGGCGGGGACCGACCCGACGGTCGCGGACACCGACGGCGACGGGCTGAGCGACGGGTACGAGGCGATCGCCTCCCGGACCGACCCGCTGTCCGCGGACACCGACGGCGACGGGATCGGGGACGCCCAGGAGGTGGCCGAGGGCACCGACGCGGGCTCGCTGCCCGGGATCGCCGGCGTCGTGGGCCGGGGCGAGTTCGCCGAGAACATCCGCAACGGCTTCGTCGACACCGACGGCGACGGGCTGTCGGACACCTACGAGATCCGGACCGGGCTCGACCCCACCTCGGCCGACACCGACGGGGACGGGCTCTCCGACGCCTGGGAGGTGGCCCGGGGCAGCAACCCGTTGCTCGTCGACTCCGACGGCGACGGACTCACCGACGGATTCGAGCAGGCCGCCGCGGCCGGCGACCCGGACTGGTCGTCATGA